In one Papilio machaon chromosome 15, ilPapMach1.1, whole genome shotgun sequence genomic region, the following are encoded:
- the LOC106715623 gene encoding solute carrier family 22 member 3 gives MERNDTERKEKEEIEIIETMEKFGRYQMLQYFLICLPAVVVTMLNVNYVFVAGDINYRCRIPECDDQYPVYNTSWWPNKNIDRCTRPLVKELTGGSCTNDSFTEAVAVCTEWVYETNETVVAELDLGCQPWKINLIGTMHNIGMSLAMMASGWLCDRFGRMPTLIMCSVGSCVGLLKIFTSTYSVYVVIEMLEATISSGAYTAGMVLMIEIGGKNNRVLAGVIFAYAVYLGETLYAIIAMFLPYWKHLVAAIYSPSIAFVLLIFVLKESPRWQLLNDKTELAKNTLLLVAKVNKVNIDREKLLHMNAEDLKKEYNINSYEEREGFMAIFKSREMIKRAIVAAFCKFTVGFVYYGLMINSVFLPGSKYTNFMLATAMSYPGELLSLYLMNKVGRKFPLIFGYLICGVLCAVTGWIPEAYTWLKITIFLLGKLIISVCYTGVITYTMELFPTSVRGTMLGVCSVSAGIGSMIAPLTPILNSVSVVLPPMIFGITALISGVLLIRTPETKDAPLMDTIQQVDLAQSLIPRKKPNVDIEITYEFNKNNKD, from the exons ATGGAAAGAAATGATACTGAACGTAAGGAGAAGGAAGAGATAGAGATAATAGAGACGATGGAGAAGTTCGGCAGGTATCAGATGCTGCAGTACTTCTTGATCTGCCTACCCGCTGTAGTTGTCACCATGTTAAATGTTAACTATGTGTTCGTCGCTGGAGACATTAATTATAG ATGTCGTATACCAGAATGTGATGATCAATATCCAGTGTACAATACATCATGGTGGCCGAACAAGAACATAGACAGGTGTACGAGGCCATTGGTCAAGGAACTTACAGGGGGATCGTGCACCAATGATAGTTTCACTGAGGCTGTCGCAGTCTGCACGGAATGGGTGTACGAAACCAATGAAACTGTTGTTGCCGAG TTGGATCTCGGATGTCAGCCTTGGAAGATAAATCTGATCGGCACAATGCACAACATTGGCATGTCCCTCGCAATGATGGCCTCAGGATGGCTGTGTGATAG attCGGTCGTATGCCAACATTAATCATGTGCTCGGTTGGAAGCTGCGTCGGTCTGTTGAAAATTTTCACATCAACCTACTCTGTGTACGTGGTGATAGAAATGCTAGAAGCCACAATCTCTAGCGGAGCGTACACGGCTGGCATGGTATTAA TGATAGAAATCGGTGGTAAAAACAACAGAGTTTTAGCTGGAGTTATATTCGCTTATGCTGTTTACCTTGGAGAGACGTTGTACGCTATTATTGCAATGTTCCTGCCTTACTGGAAACATCTCGTCGCTGCTATTTATAGCCCTTCAATAGCATTcgtcttattaatatttgttctcAAAGAAAGTCCTCGATGGCAATTACTGAATGATAAAACTGAACTTGCTAAGAATACACTATTACTAGTAGCAAAAgttaacaaagtaaatattgaTAGAGAGAAATTGCTTCATATGAATGCAgaggatttaaaaaaggaatataatataaacagttATGAAGAGAGAGAAGGTTTTATGgctatatttaaatctagAGAGATGATAAAGAGAGCGATAGTCGCTGCGTTTTGTAAGTTCACGGTTGGTTTTGTGTATTATGGCTTGATGATAAACTCTGTCTTCTTGCCTGGCAGTAAATACACTAACTTCATGTTGGCCACCGCCATGTCTTACCCGGGAGAGTTATTATCTTTGTACTTAATGAATAAAGTTGGAAGGAAATTTCCATTGATATTTGGGTACTTAATTTGTGGTGTGCTCTGCGCTGTAACTGGTTGGATACCTGAAG CTTACACTTGGCTTAAAATAACCATATTCCTATTGGGTAAGCTGATAATATCAGTCTGTTACACTGGAGTGATAACATACACGATGGAACTCTTCCCTACAAGTGTAAGAGGCACTATGCTCGGCGTGTGCTCCGTCAGTGCGGGCATAGGTAGCATGATTGCGCCTTTAACCCCTATACTT aACTCAGTGTCCGTAGTCCTGCCGCCGATGATATTTGGTATCACAGCATTAATTTCTGGTGTACTTCTCATACGTACTCCGGAGACCAAAGACGCACCATTAATGGATACAATACAGCAAGTAGATTTAGCCCAGTCGTTAATTCCAAGAAAAAAACCAAATGTAGATATCGAAATTACAtacgaatttaataaaaataataaagattga
- the LOC106715624 gene encoding glutathione S-transferase 2, whose protein sequence is MPKVTVTYFNVKGLGEGIRMLLAYGGQEFEDIRVDKEQWAELKPKTPFGQMPLLEIDGKQYAQSIAICRYLGRKYGLAGTTLEEDLLIDQNMDFLNDIRMKAAAANYESDEKVKKAKLEDLKKNHFPFLFSKLDEIIKENNGFLAAGRLTWADFMFAGVYDALKMFTHIPDLDEKYPSFSKLRDTVRSLPKVKEFCESAPKTDF, encoded by the exons ATGCCGAAGGTGACAGTGACGTATTTCAACGTGAAAGGTCTGGGCGAGGGTATACGTATGTTGCTGGCTTACGGCGGTCAGGAGTTCGAAGACATTCGCGTAGACAAAGAACAATGGGCGGAGTTGAAACCTA AGACGCCATTTGGGCAGATGCCGTTGCTCGAGATAGATGGCAAGCAGTACGCTCAGTCCATTGCCATTTGTCGCTACCTCGGCCGCAAATACGGTCTGGCCGGTACCACACTAGAGGAGGATCTGCTCATCGACCAGAACATGGACTTCTTAAATGACATCCGGATGA AGGCTGCGGCAGCGAATTATGAGTCTGATGAGAAAGTCAAAAAAGCTAAGCTGGAGGACCTCAAGAAGAACCATTTCCCCTTTCTGTTTAGCAAATTggatgaaataataaaagagaaCAACGGATTTTTAGCTGCCGGGAGG cTGACGTGGGCAGACTTTATGTTCGCCGGTGTGTACGACGCCCTGAAAATGTTTACACATATACCAGACCTGGATGAAAAGTATCCAAGTTTCTCCAAGTTGAGAGACACCGTGCGCTCGCTGCCCAAAGTTAAAGAGTTCTGTGAATCTGCGCCCAAGAcagatttttag
- the LOC106715627 gene encoding glutathione S-transferase 2 translates to MPKVTVTYFNVKGLGEGIRMLLAYGGQEFEDVRIEKEQWPELKPKTPFGQLPMVEIDGKQYAQCVAICRYLGRKYGLAGADIEEDLIIDQNMDFFNDVRLKAASAHYEPDEKLKATKVEDLKKNQLPLLFGKLDEIIQKNNGHLAAGKLTWADFIFAGMYDALKMLTQTPDLDEKYPSFKKLRDTVCALPKVKAFIDAAPKTDY, encoded by the exons ATGCCGAAGGTGACTGTGACGTATTTCAACGTGAAAGGTTTGGGCGAGGGTATACGTATGTTGCTGGCTTACGGCGGTCAGGAGTTCGAAGATGTCCGCATAGAGAAGGAACAATGGCCGGAATTAAAACCAA AGACACCATTCGGTCAGCTGCCGATGGTAGAGATAGACGGGAAGCAGTACGCTCAATGCGTGGCCATCTGCCGCTACCTCGGACGTAAGTACGGTCTCGCTGGCGCAGACATAGAGGAAGATCTTATCATCGATCAGAACATGGACTTCTTTAACGATGTACGCTTGA AGGCGGCGTCAGCGCATTACGAACCTGACGAGAAACTAAAAGCAACGAAAGTTGAGGACCTTAAGAAGAACCAGTTGCCGCTCTTGTTTGGAAAGTTGGATGAAATTATTCAGAAGAATAACGGACATTTAGCTGCAGGAAAG TTGACATGGGCCGATTTTATATTCGCCGGGATGTACGACGCGCTCAAAATGCTCACTCAAACGCCGGATTTGGATGAAAAGTATCCGAGCTTCAAGAAACTGAGGGACACAGTTTGTGCTTTGCCTAAAGTGAAGGCTTTCATTGACGCAGCGCCAAAAACTGATTATTAG